From a single Lolium rigidum isolate FL_2022 chromosome 7, APGP_CSIRO_Lrig_0.1, whole genome shotgun sequence genomic region:
- the LOC124669278 gene encoding organic cation/carnitine transporter 2-like: MADTATAPLLANHRAKLAKAPSIDDTIETYMGTTGAGQLLKAVLLAFAWAFDAQQVFISVFTDAEPLWHCTGGDASCSSAAASPCALPAGAWAWDRPAVTSVVSEWSLKCAGPALVSLPASSFFAGCLAGGFLLTTLADSLLGRRKMLLTSIVTMSVAGVLTAFSPNVWAYAALRFVSGFGRSMVGTCTMVLSTELVGKKWRDTVCVAGFFCFTLGFLSLPALAYTFRDASWRNMYLWTSIPSLCYSILIYLLVQESPRWLLVRGRKQDAIETLQQIASLNGNSITSSFSMLHACTMQADAAGTSGGSDSNSVFATLRSMWERPWALRRLAAIMTASFGVGTVYYGMPLNVGNLGSNLYLSVMYNALAELPSSILSWLLMGRINRRSSVIGLTAVAGLCSLACVVIPQGAARMAAELVSFSATCTAFNVIMMYSIELFPTSVRNSAVGLVRQALVLGGVAAPVLVALGRHKSFLSFGVFGLLIGCFGMFAACLPETRGKAMSDTMDEEEQKEAAVANCTVDDMDSTCGDLV; the protein is encoded by the coding sequence ATGGCTGACACGGCCACCGCCCCGCTCCTAGCAAACCACAGAGCCAAGCTGGCGAAGGCACCGTCGATCGACGACACGATCGAgacgtacatgggtaccaccggcGCCGGGCAGCTCCTCAAGGCCGTCCTGCTGGCCTTCGCTTGGGCCTTCGACGCGCAGCAGGTGTTCATCTCAGTGTTCACCGACGCCGAGCCGTTGTGGCACTGCACCGGCGGCGACGCGTCGTGCTCGTCAGCCGCGGCCTCGCCGTGCGCGCTCCCGGCCGGTGCGTGGGCGTGGGACCGCCCGGCCGTGACATCGGTGGTCTCGGAGTGGTCACTCAAGTGCGCCGGCCCGGCGCTCGTCTCCCTCCCAGCGTCCTCGTTCTTCGCCGGCTGCCTCGCCGGCGGCTTCCTCCTCACCACACTCGCCGACTCGCTCCTGGGCCGCAGGAAGATGCTGCTCACATCCATAGTGACCATGTCCGTCGCCGGCGTGCTCACCGCCTTCTCGCCGAACGTGTGGGCGTACGCCGCCCTGCGTTTCGTGTCCGGGTTCGGCAGGTCCATGGTGGGCACGTGCACGATGGTCCTATCCACGGAGCTCGTGGGGAAGAAGTGGCGCGACACGGTGTGCGTGGCCGGGTTCTTCTGCTTCACCCTCGGGTTCCTCTCGCTCCCGGCGCTGGCCTACACGTTCCGGGACGCGTCTTGGCGGAACATGTACCTGTGGACGTCCATACCTTCCCTCTGCTACTCCATCCTCATCTACCTCCTCGTCCAGGAATCTCCACGGTGGCTGCTGGTGCGCGGCCGGAAGCAGGACGCCATCGAGACGCTGCAGCAGATCGCGTCGCTCAACGGCAACAGCATCACGTCCAGCTTCTCCATGCTGCACGCCTGCACGATGCAAGCTGACGCGGCCGGGACGAGCGGCGGTAGTGACAGCAACAGCGTGTTCGCCACGCTGCGCTCGATGTGGGAGCGCCCGTGGGCGCTCCGCAGGCTGGCGGCGATCATGACGGCCAGCTTCGGCGTCGGCACGGTCTACTACGGCATGCCACTCAACGTCGGCAACCTGGGCTCCAACCTGTACCTGAGCGTCATGTACAACGCGCTGGCCGAGCTGCCGTCCTCCATCCTCTCGTGGCTCCTCATGGGTAGGATCAACCGGCGGAGCTCCGTGATCGGGCTCACCGCGGTGGCCGGGCTGTGCAGCCTAGCGTGCGTCGTCATCCCGCAGGGCGCGGCGAGGATGGCCGCCGAGCTGGTGTCCTTCTCCGCTACGTGCACCGCGTTCAATGTTATCATGATGTACTCCATCGAGCTCTTCCCCACGTCCGTGCGCAACTCCGCGGTGGGGCTCGTGCGGCAGGCGCTCGTGCTGGGCGGCGTGGCGGCGCCCGTGCTCGTCGCGCTGGGACGCCACAAGAGCTTCCTCTCCTTCGGCGTCTTCGGCCTCCTCATCGGCTGCTTCGGGATGTTCGCCGCATGCCTGCCGGAGACGAGGGGAAAGGCCATGTCGGACACCATGGACGAGGAGGAGCAAAAGGAGGCGGCCGTCGCCAACTGCACAGTCGACGACATGGATAGTACTTGTGGCGACCTTGTGTAA